Proteins from a single region of Microtus ochrogaster isolate Prairie Vole_2 linkage group LG5, MicOch1.0, whole genome shotgun sequence:
- the LOC101995869 gene encoding uncharacterized protein LOC101995869 isoform X5, translated as MTQPHCCQTALLDDSTPRSLDNRPSNALTSSDFHIINPILSRCGLWLAGGHLPQGTAGARDMSRLRRYEVALEAEEEIYWGCFYFFPWLRMWRRERSSAHPREQKLEPLRGLMSCLSSGLRPAPQRSGRGLLCRTPTSAAQTAGALKI; from the exons ATGACCCAGCCCCACTGCTGCCAGACCGCTCTCCTTGACGACTCCACGCCCCGGTCCCTAGATAACCGTCCTTCTAATGCCTTAACTTCCAGTGACTTCCATATCATCAATCCCATCCTGTCCCGATGTGGCCTTTGGCTTGCGGGGGGCCACCTGCCTCAGG GAACCGCTGGAGCCCGGGACATGTCGCGATTGAGGAGATACGAGGTGGCGCTGGAAGCGGAGGAGGA GATCTACTGGGGCTGCTTCTACTTTTTCCCTTGGCTGCGAATGTGGCGCAGGGAGCGGAG CTCGGCGCACCCCCGGGAGCAGAAGCTGGAGCCTCTGCGGGGCCTAATGAGCTGTTTGTCGAGCGGCCTGAGGCCTGCTCCCCAGCGCTCAGGTCGTGGTCTCCTCTGTCGCACCCCCACCAGCGCTGCACAGACAGCCGGTGCATTAAAGATTTAA